The following proteins are co-located in the Candidatus Deferrimicrobiaceae bacterium genome:
- the csrA gene encoding carbon storage regulator CsrA, with protein sequence MLVLTRKSGERLMIGDDVTLTILEVGKGQVRLGISAPPGVKIHREEIYLKVVEENRTASNVDRDFMAAWEGTEDED encoded by the coding sequence ATGCTTGTACTGACAAGGAAGTCGGGCGAACGGCTCATGATCGGGGATGACGTTACGCTCACCATTCTCGAAGTGGGAAAAGGGCAGGTCAGGCTCGGCATCTCGGCGCCGCCGGGCGTCAAGATCCACCGCGAGGAGATCTACCTGAAGGTCGTCGAGGAAAACCGGACCGCATCGAACGTCGACCGCGATTTCATGGCAGCCTGGGAGGGGACCGAAGATGAAGATTGA
- the flgK gene encoding flagellar hook-associated protein FlgK produces MPGIYMAMEIARKALYTNQMAMQVTSHNVANANTPGYSRQQAIVTESNAMSFNPGQLGMGAEVIQIARSVDAFTDTQLNAETSTYSGLEYTSKSVGQVEAIFNDNNGASLADRVNEFYHAWDDLSANPQGTAERQTVVSTAELLTSEFRRVDQQVATLKENANKDVKSLVSEVNQLASQIATLNGSIKINTAQGQSPNDLLDQRGELLKQLGQKIGFTTITDDYGQVNVYVGKGRALVDGENTGKLYADINSSTPDLLYDVKIQLPGQRGDINNFDTITSDISGGQIASAISFRDGYINTVRDRIDKLAYAITNQTNATHVVGYGLSSGTPAVASTGNAFFAALSDVKGAASNFQVDATVLADIRKVAAAGATKGSGSIVFTGVPSVASAPAPSITIGADTYDFYDSSVAAYAGANTGVDLKGARTAGDVASRLAAASVGANYTLQAKGGLLMAVASLDGAAGNAITMSIAGTDASKYINLSGTSFSGGVDTPAPPPPVGDNRNALLLSGMGNTKVSFLQEGATVPDFIAGMIGQIGSETKGVNLDLQHQKVIVDNLETRRQDVSGVSLDEEMTNLIKFQRAFEASTKMIAIVDSMLNTLITMKSTV; encoded by the coding sequence ATGCCCGGCATCTACATGGCGATGGAAATCGCCCGGAAAGCGCTCTACACCAACCAGATGGCGATGCAGGTGACCAGCCACAACGTCGCCAACGCCAACACGCCCGGCTATTCGCGGCAACAGGCGATCGTCACCGAGTCCAACGCGATGTCGTTCAACCCGGGACAGCTCGGGATGGGTGCCGAGGTCATCCAGATCGCGCGAAGCGTCGACGCGTTCACCGACACCCAGCTCAATGCCGAGACCAGTACCTACAGCGGGCTGGAATACACATCCAAGTCGGTCGGTCAGGTCGAGGCGATCTTCAATGACAACAACGGGGCAAGTCTCGCCGACCGGGTCAACGAGTTCTACCACGCCTGGGACGACCTGTCGGCCAATCCCCAGGGCACCGCCGAACGGCAGACCGTCGTGTCGACCGCCGAGCTCCTGACCTCCGAGTTCCGGCGGGTCGACCAGCAGGTCGCGACGCTCAAGGAAAACGCCAACAAGGACGTCAAGTCGCTCGTCTCCGAGGTTAATCAGCTCGCCTCCCAGATCGCGACGCTCAACGGCAGCATCAAGATCAACACCGCGCAGGGGCAGTCGCCAAACGACCTGCTCGACCAGCGCGGCGAGCTGCTCAAGCAGCTCGGCCAGAAGATCGGCTTCACGACGATCACCGACGACTATGGGCAGGTCAACGTCTACGTCGGCAAGGGGCGCGCGCTGGTCGACGGCGAGAACACGGGAAAGCTCTACGCCGACATCAACTCGAGCACGCCCGACCTTCTCTACGACGTCAAGATCCAGCTGCCCGGGCAGCGGGGCGACATCAACAATTTCGACACGATCACTTCCGACATCTCGGGCGGGCAGATCGCCTCGGCCATCTCGTTCCGCGATGGCTACATCAACACGGTCCGCGACCGGATCGACAAGCTCGCCTATGCGATCACCAACCAGACCAACGCGACGCACGTCGTCGGTTACGGGCTTTCGAGCGGCACGCCGGCCGTCGCATCGACCGGGAACGCTTTCTTCGCCGCGCTTTCCGATGTCAAGGGCGCGGCGTCCAACTTCCAGGTCGACGCCACGGTCCTGGCCGACATCCGGAAGGTGGCGGCGGCAGGGGCGACGAAGGGCTCCGGCAGCATCGTGTTCACCGGCGTCCCGTCGGTCGCCTCGGCGCCCGCGCCGAGCATCACGATCGGCGCCGATACCTACGATTTCTACGACAGCTCGGTCGCCGCCTATGCCGGCGCCAACACCGGGGTCGACCTCAAAGGCGCCCGGACGGCGGGCGACGTCGCATCCCGCCTGGCGGCCGCATCCGTCGGCGCGAACTACACGCTTCAGGCGAAGGGCGGCCTGCTGATGGCGGTCGCGAGCCTGGATGGCGCCGCGGGCAACGCCATCACGATGTCGATCGCCGGAACCGACGCTTCGAAATACATCAACCTGTCGGGCACGTCGTTCTCGGGAGGCGTCGATACGCCCGCTCCGCCGCCGCCCGTGGGCGACAACCGGAACGCCCTGCTGCTGTCCGGGATGGGGAACACCAAGGTGTCGTTCCTTCAGGAAGGCGCCACCGTTCCCGACTTCATCGCCGGGATGATCGGGCAGATCGGCTCCGAGACCAAGGGGGTCAACCTCGATCTCCAGCACCAGAAGGTGATCGTCGACAATCTCGAGACACGTCGCCAGGACGTTTCGGGCGTCTCGCTCGACGAAGAGATGACCAACCTGATCAAGTTCCAGCGGGCGTTCGAGGCCTCCACCAAGATGATCGCGATCGTCGACTCGATGCTCAACACGCTCATCACGATGAAGAGCACGGTCTAG
- the fliS gene encoding flagellar export chaperone FliS: protein MQMQANLNKYQQSTVRTVSREKLLLMLFDGAISFANASGSRLAAGDKVGFREYLLKSQAIVTEFLTTLDMEVGGEVAANLQQIYLFLIDHMTEANVRLLGKNMNDVARILGTIREGFDGAIRSLAGSHEIRAAR from the coding sequence ATGCAGATGCAGGCAAATCTCAACAAGTACCAGCAGAGCACCGTTCGGACGGTGTCCCGGGAGAAGCTTCTCTTGATGCTGTTCGACGGCGCGATCTCCTTCGCCAATGCATCCGGCAGTCGGCTGGCGGCCGGCGACAAGGTCGGCTTCCGGGAATATCTCCTCAAGAGCCAGGCGATCGTCACCGAGTTCCTGACCACCCTCGACATGGAAGTGGGCGGGGAGGTTGCCGCGAACCTGCAGCAGATCTACCTGTTCCTGATCGACCACATGACCGAAGCCAATGTCCGCCTGCTCGGAAAGAACATGAACGATGTCGCGCGCATCCTGGGCACGATCCGGGAAGGTTTCGACGGCGCCATCCGATCGCTGGCCGGCTCCCACGAGATTCGGGCAGCACGATGA
- a CDS encoding glycosyltransferase family 9 protein, with protein MAAADANLILAFVRVGDLVQLTPLAQRLRSRQPDSPVAVCVLPEFVSAAGLMGGVDEIIPIDRDALLRLSLRSDLTLKSMLGEAEAVLAPLLSRRFRIAVNMTHTHVSAMLMYLVQAADKRGPVMTLEGQRRVPDPWMRFLHAYIAEKTCCPFNLVDLCAQTAGPEGGKGPFPLAIRIPADAGRWAEDFLARECAGDGPLVAVHMGASDSHKMWTPASFVLACRAIRERVGNARFLLVGGGGAEREVAERALACIDAPGSAVAAGKTDLAQLAGLLERCDLAITNDTGPMHVAAAAGTRVLSVALGPIHYSNTAPYGEGHVVVQSRAACAPCSFHVRCVNPECKEMIPPQAVADAAVRMLSGDPLAERSIPDAGAFATCDVYATFWGEDGMLDYRPLVDRPPDLRTRLVRAYRKIWPASLGDMGAMPGERFVLPAAGGELVAVLRKLESLALEGRNAGGDLAKLGRNPRHRAQLEAGLETIRRSGKSIRELGQAVPEVNSLCTMFALEEENMEAGGLEEASAENARIYGKLLRRTRSLAYLLANGEDAGSDRHEGSG; from the coding sequence ATGGCGGCCGCTGACGCCAACCTCATCCTGGCGTTCGTCCGCGTCGGCGATCTGGTGCAGCTGACGCCCCTGGCCCAGCGGCTCCGAAGCCGGCAACCGGATTCCCCCGTGGCGGTCTGTGTCCTCCCCGAGTTCGTATCGGCGGCCGGGCTCATGGGCGGCGTCGACGAGATCATCCCAATCGACCGGGACGCGCTACTTCGCCTCTCGCTCAGGAGCGACCTCACGCTGAAGTCGATGCTCGGGGAGGCGGAAGCCGTCCTCGCGCCGCTCCTTTCCCGGAGATTCCGCATCGCGGTCAACATGACCCACACTCACGTGAGCGCGATGCTCATGTACCTGGTCCAGGCAGCCGACAAGCGGGGGCCTGTCATGACGCTCGAGGGGCAGCGGCGTGTTCCGGATCCCTGGATGCGTTTCCTCCATGCCTACATCGCGGAAAAAACCTGCTGCCCCTTCAATCTTGTCGACCTGTGCGCGCAGACGGCTGGGCCCGAGGGCGGGAAAGGGCCGTTTCCGCTCGCGATCCGGATTCCTGCCGACGCCGGCCGCTGGGCCGAGGACTTCCTGGCGCGGGAATGTGCGGGCGACGGACCGCTCGTCGCCGTCCACATGGGGGCAAGCGACTCCCACAAGATGTGGACTCCGGCATCGTTCGTCCTGGCCTGCCGCGCGATCAGGGAACGGGTCGGGAACGCCCGCTTCCTGCTCGTCGGCGGCGGCGGGGCGGAGCGCGAAGTGGCCGAACGCGCGCTCGCCTGCATCGACGCGCCGGGGAGCGCCGTCGCGGCCGGCAAGACCGACCTGGCGCAACTCGCCGGGCTCCTGGAGCGTTGCGACCTGGCCATCACGAACGACACCGGTCCGATGCATGTCGCGGCGGCTGCGGGGACGCGCGTCCTGTCGGTCGCGCTCGGGCCGATCCACTATTCCAATACGGCTCCGTACGGGGAGGGGCACGTCGTGGTCCAGTCTCGGGCCGCCTGCGCACCCTGCTCGTTCCACGTCCGCTGCGTCAACCCCGAGTGCAAGGAGATGATCCCGCCGCAAGCTGTCGCCGATGCCGCGGTCAGGATGCTTTCCGGCGATCCGCTGGCGGAACGCTCGATTCCCGACGCCGGGGCGTTTGCGACGTGCGACGTCTATGCGACGTTTTGGGGCGAGGACGGCATGCTCGACTATCGGCCACTGGTCGACCGCCCGCCCGATCTCCGCACACGGCTTGTCCGCGCCTATCGCAAGATCTGGCCGGCATCCCTCGGGGACATGGGGGCGATGCCCGGCGAGCGTTTCGTCTTGCCCGCGGCAGGCGGCGAACTCGTCGCTGTCCTAAGGAAGCTCGAATCGCTTGCGCTCGAAGGACGGAACGCCGGGGGCGATCTTGCAAAACTGGGCCGGAACCCGCGCCACCGGGCGCAGCTCGAGGCGGGGCTCGAAACGATCCGTCGCTCGGGGAAATCGATCCGGGAGCTGGGGCAGGCCGTTCCCGAGGTGAACAGTTTATGCACGATGTTTGCGCTCGAAGAGGAAAACATGGAAGCGGGTGGGCTCGAAGAGGCGTCCGCCGAAAATGCCAGGATTTACGGAAAGTTGTTGCGCCGTACGCGAAGTCTGGCGTATCTTTTGGCGAACGGTGAGGACGCCGGGTCCGACCGGCACGAAGGGAGTGGCTGA
- a CDS encoding flagellar assembly protein FliW gives MKIDGSKLGDIEIADEKIITLEEGLPGFADAHRCVLVDARPGAEFKWMLFVDRPELAFVVADPFAFFPDYEAPVGEGDLEAVGFSDGDELALLSVITIRGRRKEDTTFNLRAPIVVNMKTCSGKQFVLKDDKWGVRVPMPPAAAEAGGDR, from the coding sequence ATGAAGATTGATGGCAGCAAGCTGGGCGACATCGAGATCGCGGACGAGAAGATCATCACGCTCGAGGAGGGTCTTCCCGGATTCGCCGACGCCCACCGCTGCGTTCTGGTCGACGCCCGTCCCGGCGCGGAGTTCAAATGGATGCTGTTCGTCGATCGCCCCGAGCTGGCGTTCGTGGTGGCCGACCCGTTCGCCTTCTTCCCCGATTACGAGGCGCCCGTGGGGGAAGGGGACCTCGAAGCGGTCGGATTCTCGGATGGAGACGAGCTCGCGCTCCTGTCGGTGATCACGATCCGCGGCCGGCGCAAGGAGGACACGACGTTCAACCTCAGGGCCCCGATCGTCGTCAACATGAAGACCTGTTCAGGGAAGCAGTTCGTGCTCAAGGACGACAAGTGGGGCGTCCGCGTCCCGATGCCGCCGGCCGCGGCCGAAGCCGGAGGCGACCGATAG
- a CDS encoding glycosyltransferase, translated as MPVEFVTRQTLPLKLEAFSRSGGPSVDEVVSSRTGGLPVPRFAGKTIHSSYDPIDEARRFVDAFRRQVDARQGEAVAVLGNGFGYVAEALLEAGLKPVVFEPVRALLAGMAAHRDVPAFLDRVPLFLIDDPAELFRAGEHKALLAGVKAVLPLPYLSWLFPAFADDFRNKCAAIASARDACYKVSVVSPIYGGAVETARHAAAGLQANGMAVDFVDVSPFGAILNPLRAFHATHARKGSEGGFDAGVSTFLAWASSQVAARVAAFDPAIVVVLPDAPVGADQLRAFREQGRRVVTWFVEDRHLLRRWESEAASYDLFLPIQKGDFPKALATAGQAHHHYLPLAADCSVFAPMVLEVRDRRDFGSPISFMGAAYYNRIRFFQALASKPFRIWGTGWPADGPLAPLVQEGGRRLTAPETAKIFNATDVNVNLHSSVSHEGINPFGDFVNPRTFEIAACAAFQLVDRRSLLPGLFEPGVEVECFSDRVEFDALLDVYLADPESRRSMAEKARNRVLREHTYPQRMRELLEAVHEHCPPDPGRKIPTARALAEESADPDWKSMLRGLDAEALVDFDRLHRHVIRGNPGHPLTKLETMVLMLGELRHGGR; from the coding sequence TTGCCTGTCGAATTCGTAACACGCCAAACCCTTCCCCTGAAGCTGGAAGCGTTCTCACGGAGCGGGGGCCCCTCCGTCGACGAGGTCGTCTCCTCGCGCACCGGTGGCCTCCCGGTCCCGAGGTTCGCCGGGAAAACAATCCACAGCAGCTACGACCCGATCGATGAAGCCCGACGCTTCGTTGACGCATTCCGTCGGCAGGTCGACGCCCGGCAGGGTGAAGCCGTCGCGGTGCTGGGCAACGGTTTCGGGTATGTCGCCGAGGCCCTTCTCGAAGCCGGGCTCAAGCCCGTCGTTTTCGAGCCGGTCCGGGCGCTTCTTGCCGGGATGGCCGCGCACCGGGACGTCCCGGCATTCCTGGACCGCGTCCCCTTATTCCTGATCGACGATCCTGCCGAACTATTTCGGGCGGGGGAACACAAGGCGCTCCTTGCCGGCGTGAAGGCGGTTCTGCCCCTCCCTTACCTGTCCTGGCTCTTTCCCGCTTTCGCGGACGATTTCCGGAACAAATGCGCGGCGATCGCATCTGCGCGCGACGCCTGCTACAAGGTCTCCGTCGTGTCGCCCATCTACGGCGGGGCCGTCGAGACCGCCCGGCATGCGGCGGCGGGCCTCCAGGCCAACGGCATGGCGGTCGACTTCGTCGACGTCTCGCCCTTCGGGGCGATTCTCAACCCGCTCCGGGCGTTTCACGCCACCCATGCGCGGAAGGGGAGCGAAGGCGGATTCGATGCCGGGGTTTCGACCTTCCTGGCGTGGGCGTCGTCCCAGGTCGCGGCACGCGTCGCAGCGTTCGACCCGGCGATCGTGGTCGTGCTGCCCGACGCGCCGGTGGGGGCCGACCAGCTTCGCGCGTTCCGCGAGCAAGGACGCCGAGTCGTCACATGGTTCGTCGAAGACCGGCACCTGCTGCGTCGCTGGGAGTCCGAAGCCGCGTCGTACGATCTGTTCCTCCCGATCCAGAAAGGAGATTTCCCCAAGGCGCTCGCGACGGCGGGACAGGCGCATCATCATTATCTTCCGTTGGCCGCGGACTGTTCGGTGTTCGCCCCGATGGTGCTCGAAGTGCGAGATCGCCGGGATTTCGGCTCCCCGATCTCGTTCATGGGGGCGGCCTACTACAACCGCATCCGCTTCTTCCAGGCGCTCGCCTCGAAACCGTTCCGGATCTGGGGCACCGGGTGGCCGGCCGACGGTCCGCTGGCGCCGCTGGTCCAGGAAGGGGGGCGGCGACTGACGGCTCCGGAGACGGCCAAGATCTTCAATGCGACCGACGTCAACGTCAACCTGCATTCGTCGGTCAGCCACGAGGGCATCAATCCGTTCGGAGACTTCGTCAACCCGCGGACCTTCGAGATCGCCGCTTGCGCGGCCTTTCAGCTGGTCGACCGTCGCTCGCTCCTGCCCGGCCTCTTCGAGCCGGGCGTCGAGGTCGAATGCTTTTCCGACCGCGTCGAGTTCGATGCGCTGCTCGACGTTTATCTCGCCGATCCCGAATCCCGCCGTTCGATGGCCGAAAAGGCGCGAAACCGGGTTCTCCGGGAGCACACCTACCCGCAGCGGATGCGCGAGCTCCTCGAGGCGGTCCACGAGCACTGCCCACCGGATCCGGGCAGGAAGATACCGACGGCCCGCGCGCTGGCCGAGGAAAGCGCCGACCCCGACTGGAAATCGATGCTCCGCGGTCTCGACGCGGAGGCGCTCGTCGATTTCGACCGCCTGCACCGCCACGTCATTCGCGGAAACCCGGGCCACCCGCTTACGAAGCTCGAAACGATGGTTCTCATGCTGGGGGAGCTCCGTCATGGCGGCCGCTGA
- a CDS encoding flagellin: MAVVINSNLAALTARKNLEVSQASLSTSIARLSSGMRITKAADDAAGLAISEKLGAQIRGLGQASRNAANGISVVATAEGAMVEITNSLSRMRELAVQSSSGDIGDTERTNLNAEFSALTAEIGRISDSTKFNGQALLTGTVSSISLQIGTGSSEQLGVGLSTVTTGTLSISAANISTAASAQAVLTTIDTAISSVTTARGSLGALQNRLESVIRNLSVSIENTTAANSRIRDVDVAEETANYTRNQILVQAGVSVLSQANQQPSIALSLLK; this comes from the coding sequence ATGGCAGTCGTAATCAACAGCAACCTGGCAGCCCTCACCGCCCGCAAGAACCTCGAAGTTTCCCAAGCGAGTCTTTCGACCTCCATCGCCCGTCTCTCGTCCGGCATGCGCATCACCAAGGCCGCAGACGACGCCGCCGGCCTGGCGATTTCCGAAAAGTTGGGCGCCCAGATCCGCGGCCTCGGGCAGGCTTCCCGCAACGCCGCCAACGGCATCTCCGTCGTGGCGACGGCCGAAGGCGCGATGGTCGAAATCACCAACAGCCTGAGCCGCATGCGTGAACTGGCGGTCCAGTCTTCCTCGGGCGACATCGGCGATACGGAACGCACCAACCTGAACGCCGAGTTTTCTGCACTGACCGCCGAAATCGGAAGAATCTCCGACTCGACCAAGTTCAACGGACAGGCGCTTCTGACCGGCACTGTCTCCAGCATTTCCCTGCAGATCGGCACCGGCTCCTCCGAACAGCTGGGCGTCGGCCTCTCGACCGTCACCACCGGTACGCTGAGCATCAGCGCCGCCAACATCTCCACGGCCGCCTCCGCACAGGCCGTCCTGACGACGATCGACACCGCGATCTCCTCGGTCACCACGGCTCGAGGCAGCCTGGGTGCCCTCCAGAACCGGCTCGAGTCGGTCATCCGGAACCTCTCGGTCAGCATCGAGAACACCACGGCCGCCAACTCGCGCATCCGCGACGTGGACGTCGCCGAGGAAACCGCCAACTACACCCGGAACCAGATCCTGGTGCAGGCAGGCGTCTCGGTCCTGTCGCAGGCCAACCAGCAGCCCTCGATCGCCCTTTCGCTCCTCAAGTAA
- the flgL gene encoding flagellar hook-associated protein FlgL — protein MRITEQIIYDSVRNSVMDNRSSLFTIQQKIAENRRLVYLSDDPRSSEKASQIKTGQSEVAQFQRNITFGNASLDLTENALNGINDTLVRAKELAIQMANGDASASDRKSAAAEAAELFNEAVGFANTKLGGEYIFSGFKSDTPAYTNDGVWQGDTGTRLVRIGQSEKMQINEIGSNVFGDRVTVGAMPPAPPGTYVPGSSIMEDLAQFRSALETNNLAGIQASIDAMDQGQQKVLQSQAAVGTRTKHMGVSNSSLMNMSASLTSQLSDIQDLDIAQMAIDLKKQEAVLQASIQVAGTITSMTVLDAVKR, from the coding sequence ATGAGAATCACCGAACAGATCATCTACGATTCCGTCCGCAATTCCGTGATGGACAACCGCTCGTCGCTCTTCACCATCCAGCAGAAGATCGCCGAGAACCGGCGGCTCGTCTACCTGTCCGACGACCCCCGCTCCTCCGAGAAGGCGTCGCAGATCAAGACCGGCCAATCCGAAGTGGCCCAGTTCCAGCGGAACATCACGTTCGGCAATGCATCGCTCGACCTGACCGAAAACGCGCTCAACGGCATCAACGACACGCTCGTCCGCGCCAAGGAGCTGGCCATCCAGATGGCCAACGGCGATGCCAGCGCCTCCGACCGCAAGTCCGCCGCGGCCGAGGCCGCCGAGCTGTTCAATGAGGCGGTCGGATTCGCCAACACCAAGTTGGGCGGAGAATACATCTTCTCGGGATTCAAGAGCGATACGCCGGCCTACACCAACGACGGAGTCTGGCAAGGCGACACCGGGACCCGCCTCGTCCGGATCGGCCAGAGCGAGAAGATGCAGATCAACGAGATCGGCAGCAATGTCTTCGGGGACCGGGTCACGGTCGGCGCCATGCCGCCGGCGCCTCCAGGGACCTACGTTCCCGGAAGCTCCATCATGGAAGATCTCGCCCAGTTTCGGTCGGCGCTCGAGACCAACAATCTCGCGGGGATCCAGGCTTCGATCGACGCGATGGACCAGGGACAGCAGAAGGTGCTCCAGAGCCAGGCGGCGGTCGGCACGCGGACCAAGCACATGGGAGTGAGCAATTCCTCGCTCATGAACATGTCGGCAAGTCTGACCAGCCAGCTGTCCGATATCCAGGACCTCGACATCGCCCAGATGGCGATCGACCTCAAGAAGCAGGAGGCCGTGCTCCAGGCCTCCATCCAGGTCGCCGGGACGATCACGTCCATGACCGTGCTCGATGCCGTGAAACGCTAA
- the fliD gene encoding flagellar filament capping protein FliD, translating into MATTNSVNFSGLSSGIDSSSLIAALVAAKRQPIDLLQSQVTDYQSNLTMMDTFSGKLTALRSAAQAIASTSSFSAFSSSTSDSNVMTVAASSAASEGNHTVVVQQMASGQSSKSAETSVSADNPFGLAGTLKFTPAAMPGVSVPDNLVSISAGDSLSAIRDKINNSAPTAYGSLSFLAVPATGTKLAIDDKTYEFYDSSAGAYAGTNVGVDISGAATGGDIATRLAAASPGSGTSMSASGGVVTVKATVAGSGGNLVGMTNTNAGGSGTDGAIQLSGSKLSGGIPSYSASAINTGTTAAPSWSLVLTGKGMGEVAAFTSVYTPTTPGDPKTLSFANTQTAKDAIIDIDGMTGLHRSTNVITDLVSGVTLNLVSAPSTKPSISIGVTKDNGAIRNKVQAFIAAYNDLAGYVRSNSTYDATTKKAGPLQGDMAVSSVSNSLTSLLVNAVKGLGGNYNALSRVGIRTQSDGTMSMDSAKMDTAMSADFKGVVDLFTKNLSTGTKGVAAQIMDKIDSWMSPVSGLVATRKANIQSRIKSINAMVTQKESAVTLYEASLKVKFANMEQLVGVLKNQSGALSSL; encoded by the coding sequence ATGGCGACGACGAACAGCGTCAATTTCTCCGGGCTCTCCTCCGGGATCGACTCGTCGAGCCTGATCGCCGCCCTCGTCGCGGCCAAGCGGCAACCGATCGATCTCTTGCAGAGCCAGGTGACCGACTACCAGTCCAACCTGACCATGATGGACACTTTTTCCGGGAAGCTGACCGCCCTGCGAAGCGCGGCTCAGGCGATCGCATCGACAAGCTCCTTCTCGGCCTTTTCCAGCAGCACCAGCGACAGCAACGTGATGACCGTCGCCGCTTCGTCCGCGGCTTCCGAGGGGAACCACACGGTCGTCGTCCAGCAGATGGCCTCCGGGCAGTCGTCCAAATCGGCCGAAACTTCCGTTTCCGCAGACAACCCGTTCGGCCTGGCCGGAACCCTCAAGTTTACCCCGGCAGCAATGCCGGGCGTTTCCGTCCCCGACAACCTGGTCTCGATCTCAGCGGGAGATTCACTCTCGGCCATCCGGGACAAGATCAACAACTCCGCTCCGACGGCCTACGGGTCGCTCTCTTTCCTGGCCGTTCCCGCCACCGGGACCAAGCTCGCCATCGATGACAAGACCTACGAATTCTACGACAGTTCCGCCGGGGCCTATGCGGGCACGAACGTCGGGGTCGATATCAGCGGCGCGGCAACCGGTGGCGACATCGCGACCCGGTTGGCGGCCGCATCCCCCGGAAGCGGAACCTCCATGTCCGCTTCGGGCGGCGTCGTCACCGTGAAAGCGACTGTTGCGGGCAGTGGCGGGAACCTGGTCGGGATGACCAACACGAATGCCGGCGGCAGCGGTACCGATGGCGCGATCCAGCTGTCCGGTTCCAAATTGTCCGGCGGGATCCCGTCCTATTCCGCAAGCGCCATCAACACCGGGACGACCGCCGCCCCCTCCTGGTCGCTGGTACTGACCGGCAAGGGGATGGGCGAGGTGGCTGCCTTCACGTCGGTCTACACGCCCACGACGCCCGGAGATCCCAAGACGCTGTCGTTCGCCAACACCCAGACGGCGAAGGACGCCATCATCGACATCGACGGCATGACGGGCCTTCACCGCTCGACCAACGTGATCACCGACCTCGTCTCCGGGGTTACGCTGAATTTAGTGAGCGCTCCCTCCACAAAGCCGTCGATTTCCATCGGCGTGACCAAGGACAACGGCGCGATCCGGAACAAGGTGCAGGCGTTCATCGCCGCATACAACGACCTTGCGGGCTACGTCCGCTCCAACTCGACCTACGACGCGACAACGAAAAAGGCCGGGCCGCTCCAGGGCGACATGGCGGTATCCAGCGTGTCGAATTCCCTGACCTCCCTTCTCGTCAACGCGGTCAAGGGCCTCGGGGGCAATTACAATGCCTTGTCTCGTGTCGGCATCAGGACGCAGTCCGACGGGACGATGTCCATGGATTCCGCGAAGATGGACACGGCGATGTCGGCCGATTTCAAGGGCGTCGTCGACCTCTTCACGAAAAACCTGTCGACCGGCACGAAGGGCGTGGCCGCGCAGATCATGGACAAGATCGACAGCTGGATGTCGCCCGTCTCCGGCCTCGTCGCTACCCGGAAGGCGAACATCCAGTCGAGGATCAAAAGCATCAATGCCATGGTGACCCAGAAGGAATCGGCTGTGACGTTGTACGAGGCGTCGCTCAAGGTCAAATTCGCGAACATGGAACAATTGGTCGGAGTCTTGAAGAACCAGTCCGGGGCGCTCAGTTCACTCTGA
- a CDS encoding flagellar protein FlaG — MKIQAVTSGAEVDVSRPASGARKSDAASSPAQATGAEGVVVPSNPNVVVPVQSVEKSKEMERLAEEVQRHFRGDPSKLDISLDKDLKMIVTKVLNADNGEVIRQYPPESVIEVIKYLRAQRGMIVNQKG, encoded by the coding sequence ATGAAAATCCAGGCAGTGACAAGTGGCGCCGAGGTCGATGTTTCCCGCCCTGCATCCGGTGCGCGCAAGTCGGACGCGGCGAGCAGTCCCGCCCAGGCGACCGGGGCCGAAGGCGTGGTTGTCCCGTCGAACCCGAATGTCGTCGTTCCCGTCCAATCGGTCGAAAAGTCGAAGGAGATGGAGCGTCTGGCCGAAGAGGTTCAGCGCCATTTCAGGGGAGACCCTTCGAAACTCGACATTTCCCTCGACAAGGATCTCAAGATGATCGTCACCAAGGTGCTCAATGCGGATAACGGTGAGGTGATCCGCCAGTACCCGCCCGAGTCGGTCATCGAGGTGATCAAGTACCTTCGCGCTCAACGCGGGATGATCGTCAACCAGAAGGGGTAA